GGAAGGGGTCGCGGCCGCTTTCGCTTGCGAAGATCCGCTTGGCGAAGCCGCGAGATCGCGCCCAGCTCCGCAGCTCCGCGGCCAGCCACGGGACCATGCCGATCTCTCCGGCGAAATGCCCGATGTCGATCAGGGCGACGCCCTCGGCCAGCGCGTCGAGCGCCGGGTGGTATTTGACGTCGCCGGTGACCAGGACGTCGGCGCCGGCGGCCT
This genomic window from Deltaproteobacteria bacterium PRO3 contains:
- a CDS encoding Nif3-like dinuclear metal center hexameric protein; translated protein: FADAVGKRLALEHLRFVGDPQRPVARVAVMTGSGGGYFHEAKAAGADVLVTGDVKYHPALDALAEGVALIDIGHFAGEIGMVPWLAAELRSWARSRGFAKRIFASESGRDPFRFWSAGPAR